In one Juglans regia cultivar Chandler chromosome 11, Walnut 2.0, whole genome shotgun sequence genomic region, the following are encoded:
- the LOC108992200 gene encoding phosphopantothenoylcysteine decarboxylase subunit VHS3-like — MDTLRSNAVVSEGFLCSVVEAMVVEIAIVAAKSLVCSLLMMGIMPKGIDVLPKEADTSGGFPISEVHAVRKPGPENKDASETEDDEDEDDDDAVDDGENDGGNDDDAYGNDDDNDGNPADELEANGDGGSEDGEDDDDDDDDEEEEDDDDEDDEEEEEDEEETPQPPAKKRK, encoded by the exons ATGGATACTCTTCGTTCGAACGCGGTAGTCTCGGAAGGTTTTCTCTGCTCTGTGGTGGAGGCTATGGTGGTTGAGATTGCCATTGTCGCTGCCAAGTCTCTTGTTTGCTCTCTCTTGATG aTGGGAATTATGCCAAAGGGAATAGATGTTTTGCCCAAAGAGGCTGATACATCTGGAGG GTTTCCAATTTCTGAGGTGCATGCAGTGAGGAAACCTGGTCCCGAGAATAAAGATGCTAGTGAAACAGAGGATGacgaagatgaagatgatgatgatgccgTGGATGATGGGGAAAATGATGGAGGTAATGATGATGATGCATATGGCAATGATGATGACAATGATGGGAATCCTGCGGATGAGCTTGAGGCTAATGGTGATGGTGGAAGTGAAGACGGcgaagacgacgacgacgacgatgatgacgaagaggaagaagacgatgatgatgaggatgatgaggaagaagaggaggatgaggaagagaCACCCCAGCCACCTGCAAAGAAGAGGAAATGA
- the LOC108992196 gene encoding topless-related protein 1-like isoform X1, whose amino-acid sequence MSSSLSRDLIFLILQFLDEEKLKGTLHKLEQESGMLFNLKYFEEMVLSGNWDEIERYLLGFTKLDDNRHSMKIFFEIRKQKYLEALDELDRSKAVDILAKDLKVFASFNEELFREMTMLLTLDNFRENEQLYNYKDSKTARAIMLIELKKLFEANPLFRDKLQFPNIRGSRLRMLINQSLNWQHSLCPNPRQNPDIRTLFVDHSCKNSNDSLAQLAASNQLIGSPTKIEGFLPLGANVPLQPTSVELQTPLTTWMSNLSTRTHSAVPGGGIDFGRVTNPAAISNGLGNSDEMYKTRFSGVSDRVMFPVTNPGQSQSVMFNSTDELPKTVARTLNQGSIPTSMDFHPIQQTLLLVGTNVGSISLWEVSSREKLVSRNFQVWNIGASSMILKATLIKDPCVLVKRIVWSPDGSLFGVAYSKHMMQLYTYQGGNDIRQHLEIDAHVGSVNDIAFCYPTKQLSVITCGDDKIIKVWDVATGAKMFNFEGHNAPVHSVCPHCKENVHFIFSTSVDGKIRAWLYDNMGYRVDYDAPGRSCTTMAYSADGKRLFSCGTNKDGESHIVEWNENEGLVKRSYLGFPKCSQGIVQFDTAKNRFLAVGDDYSVKFWDMDNVNLLTSTDAEGGLPASPRVRFNKEGTLLAVSANDNRIKILATVDGLQLMRTYDRHSLLAGSTSETVTKNGDTRNMVDMEPKLADEVSLTKIWKLTEISEPAQFRLLRLSAPVKADKISRLIYTKSGTAILALATNAIHLLWKWPRSDLNSSGKATTKVTPQLVQQSSGMTMTNDLTEAKPDEALSCFALSKNDSYVMSASGGKISLFNMMTFKIMTTFMSPPPAATYLAFHPHDNNIMAIGMEDSTILIYNVRLDKVMTNLKGHSKKITGLAFSHVLSVLVSSGADDQINVWNSDRWERQNNSFLQIPAGRASTVVSDTQVQFHLDHIHFLAVHRTQLAIYETKKLECVKQWIVKESSAPICHAIFSCDSQLIYASYLDGTVRVFGASNLQLQCQINPTAYLPFDVSSSVYPLVVAAHPQEPNQFAIGLTDGRVHVLEPLESEGKWGVPPPVDNGSPSCISIASTLAASGLVQPQS is encoded by the exons ATGTCGTCTTCGCTTAGTAGGGACCTCATCTTCCTGATATTGCAGTTCCTCGATGAGGAAAAGTTAAAGGGTACCCTTCATAA GCTTGAGCAAGAATCAGGAATGCTCTTTAACCTCAAGTACTTTGAGGAGATGGTGCTTAGCGGGAACTGGGATGAGATAGAGAGGTACCTTTTGGGGTTCACCAAGCTGGATGATAACCGGCATTCTATGAAGATATTTTTCGAAATACGAAAGCAAAAGTACCTTGAGGCTTTGGATGA GCTGGATCGCAGCAAGGCTGTAGATATTCTCGCGAAGGATCTGAAAGTTTTTGCCTCTTTCAATGAAGAATTGTTCAGGGAAATGACTATGCTCCTTACACTAGATAATTTTag GGAAAATGAGcaactctataattataaagattCAAAAACAGCAAGAGCAATCATGTTGATTGAGCTCAAGAAGCTTTTTGAGGCAAATCCCCTTTTCCGTGATAAGTTGCAGTTCCCAAACATTAGAGGTTCAAGATTAAGGATGCTCATTAACCAGAG CTTGAATTGGCAGCATTCACTTTGCCCAAATCCTAGACAGAATCCTGATATAAGAACCCTCTTTGTGGATCACAGTTGTAAAAATTCCAATGATTCACTGGCACAACTAGCTGCAAGCAACCAGTTGATAGGTTCCCCAACAAAAATTGAAGGTTTTCTTCCATTGGGAGCAAATGTG CCATTGCAACCCACATCAGTAGAACTTCAAACACCTCTCACCACATGGATGTCTAATCTGTCAACCCGAACTCATTCAGCAGTTCCTGGTGGTGGTATTGATTTTGGGAGGGTAACAAATCCAG CTGCAATTTCAAATGGTCTAGGGAATTCTGATGAAATGTACAAAACAAGGTTCTCTGGGGTTTCAGACAGG GTAATGTTTCCAGTAACCAATCCTGGTCAAAGTCAGAGTGTGATGTTTAACTCAACTGATGAGTTGCCCAAGACTGTAGCACGAACATTGAACCAGGGTTCGATTCCCACGAGTATGGATTTTCATCCCATTCAACAGACACTTCTTCTAG TTGGAACCAATGTGGGGAGCATAAGTTTGTGGGAAGTTAGTTCCAGGGAGAAGTTGGTTTCAAGAAATTTTCAGGTATGGAATATTGGAGCAAGTTCAATGATATTAAAG GCAACTCTAATCAAAGATCCATGTGTCTTGGTTAAGCGTATAGTATGGAGCCCTGACGGTTCTTTATTTG GAGTTGCATATTCTAAACACATGATGCAGCTATATACTTATCAAGGTGGGAATGACATCCGCCAGCATTTGGAG attgaCGCTCATGTTGGTAGTGTGAATGACATTGCCTTCTGTTATCCTACTAAGCAACTCTCTGTTATTACTTGCGGTGATGACAAGATCATCAAG GTGTGGGATGTGGCTACTGGTGCCAAGATGTTTAATTTTGAAGGTCACAACGCTCCTGTTCATTCTGTGTGCCCTCACTGCAAAGAAAATGTTCAT TTTATCTTTTCAACATCGGTGGATGGAAAGATAAGAGCATGGCTGTATGACAATATGGGATATAGGGTTGATTATGATGCTCCAGGCCGCTCATGCACTACGATGGCTTATAGTGCTGATGGGAAAAG GCTCTTCTCTTGTGGAACCAATAAAGATGGTGAGTCGCACATTGTTGAGTGGAATGAAAATGAGGGTCTTGTAAAGAGAAGCTACCTAGGATTTCCTAAATGCTCGCAGGGAATTGTTCAATTTGATACAGCAAAGAACCGGTTCTTGGCTGTTGGTGATGACTATTCGGTTAAATTTTGGGATATGGACAATGTCAATCTTCTGACAAGTACTGATGCTGAGGGTGGCCTACCA GCAAGTCCACGTGTCCGTTTCAACAAGGAGGGTACTTTATTGGCTGTTTCGGCAAATGATAACAGAATAAAAATCTTAGCAACGGTTGATGGTCTCCAGTTGATGCGAACTTATGATCGACATTCTCTTCTTGCAGGAAGTACATCCGAGACAGTAACAAAG AATGGAGACACAAGAAACATGGTGGACATGGAACCTAAATTAGCAGATGAAGTCAGCCTAACAAAGATATGGAAGCTCACTGAAATTAGTGAACCTGCTCAGTTTAGGTTATTGAGGCTTTCAGCTCCAGTCAAAGCAGACAAG ATCTCAAGGCTTATTTATACTAAATCAGGTACGGCTATTTTGGCATTAGCAACAAATGCGATCCATCTACTCTGGAAGTGGCCACGAAGTGACCTCAATTCGAGTGGCAAG GCAACGACCAAGGTTACTCCTCAATTAGTACAACAATCATCGGGTATGACAATGACCAATGATTTAACTGAGGCAAAACCTGATGAGGCTCTATCATGTTTTGCCTTGTCCAAGAATGATTCTTATGTCATGTCAGCATCTGGAGGAAAAATTTCTCTGTTCAACATGATGACATTTAAG ATCATGACGACATTCATGTCTCCACCACCTGCGGCAACATATCTTGCTTTTCACCCTCATGACAACAATATAATGGCCATTGGAATGGAGGACTCCACAATTCTCATATATAATGTCCGCTTAGATAAG GTTATGACCAACCTTAAGGGTCACTCTAAAAAAATCACAGGCCTTGCCTTCTCACACGTGTTGAGCGTACTTGTTTCTTCTGGAGCAGATGATCAG ATTAACGTGTGGAACTCTGATAGGTGGGAAAGACAAAATAACAGTTTCTTGCAGATTCCAGCTGGGAGGGCATCCACCGTAGTTTCAGACACCCAAGTTCAGTTTCACCTGGATCATATACACTTCCTCGCTGTACATAGGACTCAACTTGCCATATACGAAACAAAGAAACTTGAATGTGTGAAGCAG TGGATTGTAAAAGAATCTTCAGCGCCTATCTGCCATGCAATATTCTCTTGTGATAGCCAGTTAATTTATGCCAGCTATTTGGATGGAACTGTGCGTGTATTTGGTGCTTCAAATCTCCAGTTACAATGTCAGATTAATCCCACTGCTTATCTTCCATTTGATGTCAG TTCTTCAGTATACCCTCTTGTGGTTGCTGCACATCCACAAGAACCAAACCAGTTTGCCATAGGACTAACGGATGGAAGGGTTCATGTATTGGAGCCACTTGAATCTGAAGGCAAATGGGGTGTGCCCCCACCCGTTGACAATGGATCACCAAGTTGCATTTCTATTGCCTCTACACTAGCTGCTTCAGGTTTGGTTCAACCCCAGAGCTGA
- the LOC108992196 gene encoding topless-related protein 1-like isoform X2, which translates to MSSSLSRDLIFLILQFLDEEKLKGTLHKLEQESGMLFNLKYFEEMVLSGNWDEIERYLLGFTKLDDNRHSMKIFFEIRKQKYLEALDELDRSKAVDILAKDLKVFASFNEELFREMTMLLTLDNFRENEQLYNYKDSKTARAIMLIELKKLFEANPLFRDKLQFPNIRGSRLRMLINQSLNWQHSLCPNPRQNPDIRTLFVDHSCKNSNDSLAQLAASNQLIGSPTKIEGFLPLGANVPLQPTSVELQTPLTTWMSNLSTRTHSAVPGGGIDFGRVTNPAAISNGLGNSDEMYKTRFSGVSDRVMFPVTNPGQSQSVMFNSTDELPKTVARTLNQGSIPTSMDFHPIQQTLLLVGTNVGSISLWEVSSREKLVSRNFQATLIKDPCVLVKRIVWSPDGSLFGVAYSKHMMQLYTYQGGNDIRQHLEIDAHVGSVNDIAFCYPTKQLSVITCGDDKIIKVWDVATGAKMFNFEGHNAPVHSVCPHCKENVHFIFSTSVDGKIRAWLYDNMGYRVDYDAPGRSCTTMAYSADGKRLFSCGTNKDGESHIVEWNENEGLVKRSYLGFPKCSQGIVQFDTAKNRFLAVGDDYSVKFWDMDNVNLLTSTDAEGGLPASPRVRFNKEGTLLAVSANDNRIKILATVDGLQLMRTYDRHSLLAGSTSETVTKNGDTRNMVDMEPKLADEVSLTKIWKLTEISEPAQFRLLRLSAPVKADKISRLIYTKSGTAILALATNAIHLLWKWPRSDLNSSGKATTKVTPQLVQQSSGMTMTNDLTEAKPDEALSCFALSKNDSYVMSASGGKISLFNMMTFKIMTTFMSPPPAATYLAFHPHDNNIMAIGMEDSTILIYNVRLDKVMTNLKGHSKKITGLAFSHVLSVLVSSGADDQINVWNSDRWERQNNSFLQIPAGRASTVVSDTQVQFHLDHIHFLAVHRTQLAIYETKKLECVKQWIVKESSAPICHAIFSCDSQLIYASYLDGTVRVFGASNLQLQCQINPTAYLPFDVSSSVYPLVVAAHPQEPNQFAIGLTDGRVHVLEPLESEGKWGVPPPVDNGSPSCISIASTLAASGLVQPQS; encoded by the exons ATGTCGTCTTCGCTTAGTAGGGACCTCATCTTCCTGATATTGCAGTTCCTCGATGAGGAAAAGTTAAAGGGTACCCTTCATAA GCTTGAGCAAGAATCAGGAATGCTCTTTAACCTCAAGTACTTTGAGGAGATGGTGCTTAGCGGGAACTGGGATGAGATAGAGAGGTACCTTTTGGGGTTCACCAAGCTGGATGATAACCGGCATTCTATGAAGATATTTTTCGAAATACGAAAGCAAAAGTACCTTGAGGCTTTGGATGA GCTGGATCGCAGCAAGGCTGTAGATATTCTCGCGAAGGATCTGAAAGTTTTTGCCTCTTTCAATGAAGAATTGTTCAGGGAAATGACTATGCTCCTTACACTAGATAATTTTag GGAAAATGAGcaactctataattataaagattCAAAAACAGCAAGAGCAATCATGTTGATTGAGCTCAAGAAGCTTTTTGAGGCAAATCCCCTTTTCCGTGATAAGTTGCAGTTCCCAAACATTAGAGGTTCAAGATTAAGGATGCTCATTAACCAGAG CTTGAATTGGCAGCATTCACTTTGCCCAAATCCTAGACAGAATCCTGATATAAGAACCCTCTTTGTGGATCACAGTTGTAAAAATTCCAATGATTCACTGGCACAACTAGCTGCAAGCAACCAGTTGATAGGTTCCCCAACAAAAATTGAAGGTTTTCTTCCATTGGGAGCAAATGTG CCATTGCAACCCACATCAGTAGAACTTCAAACACCTCTCACCACATGGATGTCTAATCTGTCAACCCGAACTCATTCAGCAGTTCCTGGTGGTGGTATTGATTTTGGGAGGGTAACAAATCCAG CTGCAATTTCAAATGGTCTAGGGAATTCTGATGAAATGTACAAAACAAGGTTCTCTGGGGTTTCAGACAGG GTAATGTTTCCAGTAACCAATCCTGGTCAAAGTCAGAGTGTGATGTTTAACTCAACTGATGAGTTGCCCAAGACTGTAGCACGAACATTGAACCAGGGTTCGATTCCCACGAGTATGGATTTTCATCCCATTCAACAGACACTTCTTCTAG TTGGAACCAATGTGGGGAGCATAAGTTTGTGGGAAGTTAGTTCCAGGGAGAAGTTGGTTTCAAGAAATTTTCAG GCAACTCTAATCAAAGATCCATGTGTCTTGGTTAAGCGTATAGTATGGAGCCCTGACGGTTCTTTATTTG GAGTTGCATATTCTAAACACATGATGCAGCTATATACTTATCAAGGTGGGAATGACATCCGCCAGCATTTGGAG attgaCGCTCATGTTGGTAGTGTGAATGACATTGCCTTCTGTTATCCTACTAAGCAACTCTCTGTTATTACTTGCGGTGATGACAAGATCATCAAG GTGTGGGATGTGGCTACTGGTGCCAAGATGTTTAATTTTGAAGGTCACAACGCTCCTGTTCATTCTGTGTGCCCTCACTGCAAAGAAAATGTTCAT TTTATCTTTTCAACATCGGTGGATGGAAAGATAAGAGCATGGCTGTATGACAATATGGGATATAGGGTTGATTATGATGCTCCAGGCCGCTCATGCACTACGATGGCTTATAGTGCTGATGGGAAAAG GCTCTTCTCTTGTGGAACCAATAAAGATGGTGAGTCGCACATTGTTGAGTGGAATGAAAATGAGGGTCTTGTAAAGAGAAGCTACCTAGGATTTCCTAAATGCTCGCAGGGAATTGTTCAATTTGATACAGCAAAGAACCGGTTCTTGGCTGTTGGTGATGACTATTCGGTTAAATTTTGGGATATGGACAATGTCAATCTTCTGACAAGTACTGATGCTGAGGGTGGCCTACCA GCAAGTCCACGTGTCCGTTTCAACAAGGAGGGTACTTTATTGGCTGTTTCGGCAAATGATAACAGAATAAAAATCTTAGCAACGGTTGATGGTCTCCAGTTGATGCGAACTTATGATCGACATTCTCTTCTTGCAGGAAGTACATCCGAGACAGTAACAAAG AATGGAGACACAAGAAACATGGTGGACATGGAACCTAAATTAGCAGATGAAGTCAGCCTAACAAAGATATGGAAGCTCACTGAAATTAGTGAACCTGCTCAGTTTAGGTTATTGAGGCTTTCAGCTCCAGTCAAAGCAGACAAG ATCTCAAGGCTTATTTATACTAAATCAGGTACGGCTATTTTGGCATTAGCAACAAATGCGATCCATCTACTCTGGAAGTGGCCACGAAGTGACCTCAATTCGAGTGGCAAG GCAACGACCAAGGTTACTCCTCAATTAGTACAACAATCATCGGGTATGACAATGACCAATGATTTAACTGAGGCAAAACCTGATGAGGCTCTATCATGTTTTGCCTTGTCCAAGAATGATTCTTATGTCATGTCAGCATCTGGAGGAAAAATTTCTCTGTTCAACATGATGACATTTAAG ATCATGACGACATTCATGTCTCCACCACCTGCGGCAACATATCTTGCTTTTCACCCTCATGACAACAATATAATGGCCATTGGAATGGAGGACTCCACAATTCTCATATATAATGTCCGCTTAGATAAG GTTATGACCAACCTTAAGGGTCACTCTAAAAAAATCACAGGCCTTGCCTTCTCACACGTGTTGAGCGTACTTGTTTCTTCTGGAGCAGATGATCAG ATTAACGTGTGGAACTCTGATAGGTGGGAAAGACAAAATAACAGTTTCTTGCAGATTCCAGCTGGGAGGGCATCCACCGTAGTTTCAGACACCCAAGTTCAGTTTCACCTGGATCATATACACTTCCTCGCTGTACATAGGACTCAACTTGCCATATACGAAACAAAGAAACTTGAATGTGTGAAGCAG TGGATTGTAAAAGAATCTTCAGCGCCTATCTGCCATGCAATATTCTCTTGTGATAGCCAGTTAATTTATGCCAGCTATTTGGATGGAACTGTGCGTGTATTTGGTGCTTCAAATCTCCAGTTACAATGTCAGATTAATCCCACTGCTTATCTTCCATTTGATGTCAG TTCTTCAGTATACCCTCTTGTGGTTGCTGCACATCCACAAGAACCAAACCAGTTTGCCATAGGACTAACGGATGGAAGGGTTCATGTATTGGAGCCACTTGAATCTGAAGGCAAATGGGGTGTGCCCCCACCCGTTGACAATGGATCACCAAGTTGCATTTCTATTGCCTCTACACTAGCTGCTTCAGGTTTGGTTCAACCCCAGAGCTGA
- the LOC108992220 gene encoding topless-related protein 1-like has protein sequence MSTLIKELVLLILQFLEEEGFKETTRMLERESGIYFDMKYFEDMVLSGNWDEAERYLSGFTNVRDNRYSTKIYFEIRKQNFLEALDNNDRGKALGILMKNLKAFAPGHEELFKEMTLLLTFDDIRQHESLSGYGDTKSARTVLMNELKKIIEANPIFCGKLEFPSIKSQRLRRLINQSLNWQHTHCEDRHPNPDIKTLFVDHVCQHQQDVSFALSTESISLHSQATSCPASTTSDNWTSSASTVTQPAFLGAICYGAPTNSAKAIELLKDSDMMFTGRPFSTVDKATSTVTHPGQSHSSAFVPDDLPKIVVRTLDEESSPVSMDFHPFQENVLLVGTSTGDIGLWDLSFEEKLVSINFKVWDIGACSMKFQAALLNNSHVSVNRILWSPNGSLFGVAYSKHILQLFSYHGGHDVQQELEIEAHVGGVNDLAFAAPHMQLWVITCGDDKTTKVWDVVTGTKQFTFDGHDAPVYSICPHAKEDIHFFFSTSVDGKIKAHLYDNLGVRVDYEAPGLGCTKMAYSADDKRLFSCGTSKDGQSFLVEWNESEGTTERVYHGLGKCPLSVVQFTTTRNQFLAAGDNHMIKFWDMDNVELLTTIDADGGLPANPHICFNKEGTLLAVTANENRIKILATDYGPQMFHTLENCSGDASRVLTETFRKLAVNPITVVASAEDAYGCLNIGGNAKNMDVMQSKFTGEAFNKSKQKLFEINSASQCQSLRLPEHAKTEKISRLIYTNSGSAILALASNAIHLLWKWQQNDRNLSGKATNKVHPQLWQPKSGLQFMRNDLTGTNKEDAVACFALSKNDSYLMSASGGMISLFNMLTFKTMMTIMSPPPAATCLAFHPQDNNIIAVGMDNSLVLIYNVRSNKVKSKLEGHSERVTGLAFSSALNVLISSGADAQVCVWNVSWEKQKGIFFQMPGGKLASPSDTHVQFHRDENHFLAMHKTHLGIYEARELICVKQWIPGEFSAPISDATFSCDSQMVYATFVDGSVAIFDASNLELRCRINPTAYLPCNTSPDVYPIAIAAHPQKPTQFAVGLTDGGVNVFEPLEAGDNWGMRPLVDNGPATGVPVEFES, from the exons ATGTCTACTCTCATCAAAGAGCTTGTCCTCTTAATCTTGCAGTTTTTGGAAGAGGAAGGTTTCAAAGAAACTACTCGCAT GCTTGAGCGCGAAAGTGGAATTTACTTtgacatgaaatattttgaggACATGGTGCTTAGTGGGAATTGGGATGAAGCTGAGAGGTATCTTTCTGGTTTTACAAATGTCAGAGACAATAGGTACTCAACcaagatttattttgaaatcaGGAAGCAAAATTTTCTCGAGGCACTTGACAA TAATGATCGTGGAAAGGCATTGGGTATCCTCATGAAGAATTTGAAAGCCTTTGCTCCAGGTCATGAGGAGCTGTTCAAAGAAATGACTCTGCTTTTAACATTTGATGATATAAG GCAACATGAATCACTTTCCGGATATGGAGATACAAAGTCTGCAAGAACAGTGTTGATGAATGAACTCAAGAAAATTATTGAGGCAAATCCTATTTTCTGTGGCAAACTGGAGTTTCCTAGCATCAAAAGTCAGAGGTTGCGCCGTCTCATTAATCAAAG CTTGAATTGGCAGCATACACATTGTGAAGATCGTCATCCAAATCCAGATATAAAAACCCTTTTTGTGGATCATGTTTGTCAACATCAACAGGACGTTTCATTTGCGCTGTCAACTGAGAGCATTTCACTG CATTCTCAAGCCACATCATGTCCAGCTTCAACAACTTCTGACAATTGGACTTCTAGCGCATCTACTGTAACACAACCTGCTTTTCTTGGAGCCATCTGTTATGGTGCGCCAACTAATTCAG CTAAAGCTATAGAGCTTCTGAAggattctgatatgatgttcacAGGAAGACCCTTTAGCACCGTGGATAAG GCAACTTCTACTGTCACTCATCCTGGTCAAAGTCACAGCTCAGCGTTTGTACCAGATGACTTGCCCAAGATTGTTGTTAGGACATTGGATGAGGAATCATCACCAGTGAGCATGGATTTTCATCCTTTCCAGGAGAATGTTCTGCTAG TTGGAACTTCTACTGGTGACATAGGGCTGTGGgatttaagttttgaggaaaaGTTGGTTTCAATAAATTTTAAGGTCTGGGATATTGGGGCATGCTCAATGAAATTCCAG GCAGCTCTGTTAAACAATTCACATGTCTCTGTCAATCGTATCTTGTGGAGTCCTAATGGTTCTTTATTTG GGGTTGCTTATTCAAAGCATATTCTGCAGTTATTTTCTTATCATGGTGGACATGATGTCCAGCAGGAATTGGAg ATCGAGGCTCATGTTGGTGGTGTAAATGATCTAGCATTTGCTGCCCCTCACATGCAACTTTGGGTCATAACATGTGGAGATGACAAGACAACTAAG GTGTGGGACGTGGTTACTGGAACGAAACAGTTCACTTTTGATGGTCATGATGCTCCTGTTTATTCTATATGTCCTCACGCCAAGGAAGATATTCAT tttttcttttcaacatctgTGGACGGTAAAATCAAGGCCCATTTATATGATAACTTGGGAGTTAGAGTTGATTATGAAGCACCAGGTCTCGGGTGCACCAAAATGGCTTATAGTGCTGATGATAAAAG GCTTTTTTCATGTGGGACCAGTAAAGATGGGCAGTCATTCCTTGTTGAATGGAACGAAAGTGAAGGCACTACAGAGAGAGTTTACCATGGACTTGGTAAATGCCCTTTGTCTGTTGTGCAATTCACTACAACCAGGAACCAGTTTTTGGCTGCTGGTGACAATCACATGATTAAATTTTGGGATATGGACAATGTTGAGCTTTTGACAACTATTGATGCAGATGGAGGCCTCCCA GCAAATCCACATATATGCTTCAACAAGGAGGGCACATTATTGGCTGTTACTGCAAATGAAAATAGAATCAAGATCTTGGCAACTGATTATGGTCCTCAGATGTTCCATACATTAGAAAACTGTTCTGGAGATGCCTCTCGGGTTCTCACTGAAACCTTCAGGAAG CTTGCTGTTAATCCAATTACAGTTGTTGCTAGTGCTGAAGATGCATATGGATGTCTCAACATA GGTGGGAATGCAAAAAACATGGATGTCATGCAATCTAAATTTACTGGAGAAGCCTTCAACAAATCAAAGCAGAAGCTCTTTGAAATTAACAGTGCTTCTCAGTGCCAGTCCTTGCGGCTCCCTGAGCATGCGAAGACAGAGAAA ATCTCAAGACTGATCTACACAAATTCAGGTAGTGCCATTTTGGCTTTGGCCTCAAACGCCATTCATCTACTTTGGAAATGGCAACAAAATGACCGTAATTTGAGTGGCAAG GCGACAAACAAAGTTCACCCTCAATTGTGGCAACCAAAGAGTGGCTTACAGTTCATGAGAAATGACCTTACAGGCACCAACAAAGAAGATGCTGTAGCCTGTTTTGCTTTGTCCAAGAATGATTCATATCTCATGTCAGCATCTGGAGGAATGATTTCCCTGTTCAACATGTTAACATTTAAG ACAATGATGACTATCATGTCCCCGCCACCTGCGGCGACATGTCTTGCTTTCCACCCTCAAGATAACAATATAATTGCTGTTGGGATGGACAATTCcttggttttaatttataacGTCCGCTCAAATAAG GTTAAAAGCAAACTCGAGGGTCACTCTGAAAGAGTTACTGGCCTTGCATTCTCTAGTGCTTTGAATGTACTCATTTCTTCTGGTGCAGATGCTCAG GTCTGTGTGTGGAATGTgtcttgggaaaaacaaaaaggcaTATTCTTTCAGATGCCTGGTGGAAAATTGGCATCGCCATCAGACACCCATGTCCAGTTCCATCGGGATGAGAACCACTTCCTTGCCATGCACAAAACTCATCTTGGAATATATGAAGCAAGAGAATTAATCTGTGTTAAGCAG tGGATTCCAGGAGAATTTTCTGCACCCATCTCCGATGCAACTTTCTCGTGTGATAGCCAGATGGTGTACGCCACCTTTGTGGATGGAAGTGTGGCCATTTTCGATGCTTCAAATCTTGAGCTGCGTTGTCGGATTAATCCTACCGCTTACCTTCCTTGTAATACAAG TCCCGATGTTTACCCGATTGCTATTGCTGCGCATCCTCAAAAACCAACCCAGTTTGCCGTGGGTCTTACTGATGGCGGGGTTAACGTTTTTGAACCCCTGGAGGCTGGAGATAACTGGGGCATGCGGCCATTGGTTGATAACGGACCAGCCACCGGCGTGCCTGTGGAATTCGAGAGTTGA